A region of Nocardioides sp. JS614 DNA encodes the following proteins:
- the modA gene encoding molybdate ABC transporter substrate-binding protein — MTGRQHRLVLPLVLALALPLSACGGDDEQTTLTVYAAASLTAAFEDIATEFEKEHDGVDVQLSFGGSSDLATQIQEGAPADVFASADTANMDQLVAADLTGAEPEAFATNTLEIAVPPGNPAGIRTFQDLAKPGLALVICAPEVPCGAAAQSVAGVAGVTLDPVSEEQSVTDVLGKISSGEGEAGLVYVTDIAAAGDDVQGVTFPESGKVVNTYPIAPIADSDESGLAADFVGFVLGGTGQSILTDDGFGRP, encoded by the coding sequence GTGACCGGCCGTCAGCACCGCCTCGTCCTGCCCCTGGTCCTCGCCCTCGCGCTGCCGCTCTCCGCCTGCGGCGGGGACGACGAGCAGACCACCCTGACCGTGTACGCCGCGGCCTCGCTCACCGCGGCCTTCGAGGACATCGCCACGGAGTTCGAGAAGGAGCACGACGGCGTCGACGTCCAGCTCAGCTTCGGCGGCTCCTCCGACCTGGCAACCCAGATCCAGGAGGGCGCCCCGGCCGACGTGTTCGCCTCCGCCGACACCGCCAACATGGACCAGCTGGTCGCCGCGGACCTCACCGGCGCCGAGCCGGAGGCGTTCGCCACGAACACGCTCGAGATCGCCGTGCCCCCGGGCAACCCCGCGGGCATCCGGACCTTCCAGGACCTGGCGAAGCCGGGCCTCGCCCTGGTCATCTGCGCCCCCGAGGTCCCGTGCGGCGCTGCCGCGCAGTCGGTCGCCGGGGTGGCCGGCGTGACCCTCGACCCGGTCAGCGAGGAGCAGTCGGTGACCGATGTCCTCGGCAAGATCAGCTCCGGCGAGGGCGAGGCGGGTCTCGTGTACGTCACCGACATCGCCGCCGCGGGCGACGACGTCCAGGGCGTCACGTTCCCCGAGTCCGGGAAGGTCGTGAACACCTACCCGATCGCCCCGATCGCCGACTCCGACGAGTCCGGCCTGGCCGCCGACTTCGTGGGGTTCGTGCTGGGCGGCACGGGCCAGAGCATCCTCACCGACGACGGCTTCGGCCGGCCGTGA
- a CDS encoding DUF4245 domain-containing protein, which produces MTQTDTGRPGRYPRTTGGLVGSIIVLVLAVVAIVLVRGMFRETPSYEPEHVDYLALVTSVQQVGLTPAYPAELPAGWYVKDATFAPGDRPVLDLAMTTADGRFAGLHQEDRAVDELVGRYVGGDATEGDPVRIEGAVAPEWRTFSDPGGDHAFAAELGEETILVYGSASEDELRDLVESLTTDKLAP; this is translated from the coding sequence GTGACGCAGACGGACACCGGGCGCCCCGGTCGCTACCCACGGACCACCGGGGGGCTGGTGGGCTCGATCATCGTGCTGGTGCTCGCGGTGGTCGCCATCGTGCTGGTGCGCGGGATGTTCCGGGAGACGCCGAGCTACGAGCCCGAGCACGTCGACTACCTCGCGCTGGTCACCAGCGTGCAGCAGGTCGGGCTGACGCCGGCCTACCCGGCCGAGCTGCCGGCGGGCTGGTACGTCAAGGACGCCACGTTCGCCCCGGGTGACCGGCCGGTGCTCGATCTCGCGATGACCACGGCCGATGGCCGCTTCGCCGGCCTGCACCAGGAGGACCGCGCCGTCGACGAGCTCGTCGGGAGGTACGTCGGCGGTGATGCGACCGAGGGCGACCCGGTGCGGATCGAGGGCGCCGTCGCCCCCGAGTGGCGGACCTTCTCCGACCCCGGCGGCGACCATGCCTTCGCGGCCGAGCTCGGGGAGGAGACGATCCTCGTCTACGGCTCGGCGAGCGAGGACGAGCTGCGCGACCTGGTCGAGTCGCTCACCACGGACAAGCTGGCGCCGTAG
- a CDS encoding TOBE domain-containing protein → MSYRIAEAAELLGVSDDTVRRWVEAGRLATRQQDGRSVVPGADLAALAESLADHPDREATRAAAVSARNRLAGIVTKVKKDTVMAQVEMICGPYRMVSLMSSEAADELGLEPGVRAIASVKSTNVVVERP, encoded by the coding sequence ATGAGCTACCGGATTGCGGAGGCGGCGGAGCTGCTCGGGGTGAGCGACGACACGGTACGCCGCTGGGTGGAGGCCGGCCGGCTCGCGACCCGGCAGCAGGACGGGCGGAGCGTGGTGCCGGGCGCGGACCTGGCCGCCCTGGCGGAGTCGCTGGCCGACCACCCCGACCGCGAGGCCACCCGCGCCGCGGCGGTCAGCGCCCGCAACCGGCTCGCCGGGATCGTCACGAAGGTCAAGAAGGACACCGTCATGGCGCAGGTCGAGATGATCTGCGGCCCCTACCGGATGGTCTCGCTGATGAGCAGCGAGGCGGCCGACGAGCTCGGCCTCGAGCCCGGCGTCCGGGCGATCGCCTCGGTCAAGTCCACCAACGTCGTCGTGGAGCGCCCGTGA